From Candidatus Bathyarchaeota archaeon:
TAGGGAGAAAGTTAGAAAAGTCCGTGAGAACAGGAGAGCCGCGGAGGGGTCGCTTAGGAGACGTATGGCTTTGTGGAGAAAGAAGGTTCAGGCGTTGCTCGAGGAGGTGAACGGGAGCTATTTGTCGATACTCTCAGCCTTAGGGGCTAGGGGATACGTTAAGCTTGTGAACCCCGACGACATCGATAGAGCCGGTTTAGAGCTTTACATAGGGTTCCGGGGGATGGAGCCTACCCCGTTAAACCCGTATACTCAGAGCGGTGGAGAGAGGAGCGTAGCCGTAGCGGCTTTTCTGCTAGCTCTTCAGAGACACATAAAGTCTCCGTTTAGGGCGGTCGACGAGTTTGAGGTGCACATGGACGTGAGGAACAGGGAGATATTCCTTTTCAAGCTTATAGAGGTTCTGAAGAAGACGAGGGGGGGCTCAGTACCTCGTCATAACGCCGAACCAGATACCTGTCGTCGGGGAGGACGTTCACGTCATAGTCGTTCAGAACGTCTACGGAAGCTCAGAGGTGATGGAGGTTGCCAAGGCGTAGAAGGAGACCCGTCGACAGGATAAGGAGGATAATCTATACTTGCCGTATGGTAGAGGAGCGGGGTTTAAACCCGTTCAACATCGAGGTTAAGGAGGAGCTTGAGAAGCTTGACGAGTACCTAGACAGTTGGGAGAGCTACGAAGAGCTCTGCCTAGACGCGGAGGCCGTGAACCGGCTCACGAAAGTCGTCGAGTCTCAGAGGGATTGGCTGTCCGAGGAGGCTTCGACCCTGTATATGGACCCTGTCTTCGTGACGTACAAGCTTAAGAGGCTTTCTTCCAAGGTTCTGGCCGAGGTCTTCATGAAGGTCTGGAGGCCCATAGCGTGTCTAGAGGAGATATCGAAAGAGAGGCTCATCGAGGCGATAGACTACTGGAACCGTTTGAAGCCTCTCCGATCTAGATGGAGTAGACTTAGGAGAGGTTACAAGGCCAGAGGCTTTCTAAGCCTAGAGGAGCTTAAGAAGCGGGGCATAGTGGTGGACGATGCGTTCTACAGAAACCTAGAGACGATTCTGGCCGAGCTTAAGGAAGCGTACAAGACCGAGGGGCCTGTCTCCTACTGGAGGTTTATAGCTCGTGGAAGCTTCGACGAAACCGTTAGGAGGGCGTATATGCTCAGCTTCCTGTCGACGTATGGCTATGTGGGCTTTGAGAAGGTACCGCTTGAAGACGATTATCTTTTAACGCCTAGGGATCCTGGAGAGCCTAAGGGGCAGCCTGAGTCTCTTCCGGTGTCGATAGACTATGAAAAGTGGAAGACCATGATAGGTGGAGGTGACCAGCTTGAGCGAGACCATGCGTAGGAAGCTACGTAGGGCAGCTCAGCTTCTACTGTTTCAAAGACATAGGGAGCCTGGGGTTAAGGGATGGGAGCTCAGGAGAGCCCTCGGTAGAAACTATCTCAAGGTTTTAGAGGTTTTAGATTCGGAGCTTGAGAAGCTGGGGCTACATGTTAAGATGGTTAAACCCGAGGGAGAAGAAGACATCAGCAGAGCACGTTTCTTCGTGACCGTTAGAGAGCCGCTGCGCATCGGGGACGCCGTGTCCTCAGGGTGGCGGATAGACCAGATAGCTGCCTTAGCCGCCTCCGTGGCCTTGATAACCGCTAGACACGGTAAGATCCCGAGAAGGGAGCTTGAGGACTTCCTGGCTGAGAAGTTTCCGAGATGGTTTGTCGAGTATAGTATCTCCAAGTTCATAAGCAGAGGGTATCTCAAAAGGGAGAGCGGAGGAGTCTTATCGCTCGGCTGGAGAGCTAAGGCGGAGATAGACGAAAAGCTCCTGGTAAACCTTATACTACGAACCGGCTCTGAAACGAGCTCTGAGAGCCGCGTTTAACGAGACTAGGGTTATCTCCGTCAAGCCGTTTAATAGCCTCGACGATAGCCTCGAACACCCTCATACCGGTGGCGTTTACGACTGGGATCTGCACCCCTCTCCCGACGTCCTCGAACCGGCTGTACCGCGGGCACTTAGCGTAGCATAGCTGGCTTATGACGTATACACCGTCCTCATACTCGTATTCGAGGCTCTTCTCAGGAACCTCCATGCATATCAGGAGACCATCTATCCAGAAGAGCTTCGAAACCTCCATCGAAGCCGAGCACCAGACAAGGTCGTCCCGGTTCCTTTCGTCTAAACCAAGGATTTTGATGACCTTCGGCCTTAGAATCTCGATCTTCAAGTAGGAGACACCTCAAGTATCTAAAAGTTTAGCATAGCCTTCTTATCAACTTTTCCGGTTTGAAACGTTAATCCCAGTCGAAGTGGATGCCTAAGGCTCTGAGTATCATCTTCACGCCTTCAGACGTGACCCGACCGTTCCTGACTATGTCGTCTCTACAGGGGTATATCATCCTACCCTTGTAAAGCCCGGAGACGTTGATTATGTAGAAGACCTGTATCACGAATAGAAGCGTGTTAAGCTGGCGGCTTGTGAGCTTGCGTTCAAGCTGCTCAAGCTCATCCTCGGTTAGAAGGGTTCTCCTCCGTAGGGCCTCTAAAGCACCTTCCCTATCATCGTCCATAGCCATCAACACGTCGTTCAACGTTAAATCATGCTCTCTGAGATAATCCTTGAGGGCTAGCTTCAGGTCGATGTAGTCTTCCCAAGCCATCACACAATAGAGCCGAAGCCTAGGATTTAAACTTAAGCCAAGTCTGATCTATTAGACTAGAGGGACGTGAGTTTTGCGCAGCTACGACGTATGCATCGTAGGCGCCGGGCCATCTGGATTATCGACGGCTATAGCATCCTCTAGGCTAGGCGTCGAAACCGCGGTGTTCGAGGAGCATAGAGAAGTCGGAACATCCAGTGCCGAATGCGGTGGACTTGTAAGCCTCAGATGTCTCGAGCTTCTGAAGCTCCGTGTCGACGGAGATTACGTGGTAAATAGGGTTTACAAGGCGGTCATCCATTCACCCGCCGATACATCTTTAACCACGTCCCTAGGACCTCGGGGTGCTCTGATACTCGACAGGAGGAGTTTCGAGGAAAACCTAGCATCCAAGGCGCTACATGCCGGAGCAGACCTGTACACGGGTGTTAGAGTTAGGAGAATACGTGTAGGTAGGAGCTACGTCGAGCTCGACGTAGACGGAGAGTGCTATAGATGTAGGGCCGTCGTAGACGCTGGCGGTGCGTTGAGCAGGTTTACCCTAGAAAACCTGGGTTTCAACCTGAGACTTAAGAGGCTTATCCCGGCGGCTCAGGCAGAGGTCGAAGTCGAATACGAAGACGATAGCTCGGTTCACGTCTTCTTGGGACGGAAGGTCGCTCCCGGTTTCTTCGGATGGCTTATTCCTCTGGGCTCCGGTAGGGCTAGGGTGGGAGTGGCATGTGAAGACGGAAATCCAAAGAGGTTTTTGAGGAAGCTTCTAAGTAGGGTCGGTGCGTCTAGAGTCTATGAGGAGGCTACGAGGTTCATACTGACCGGGGGACCCTTGCCAAGGACGTTTGGACACCGTTTTCTCTCAGTCGGAGATGCGGCTGGGCAGTCTAAACCGACGACCGGGGGAGGGATATTCACGGGTATGTTATGCGGTCTCATAGCGGGTTTAACTCTTGCGAAGGCTACAAGGAGAAATTCCTACTCGACGCATATCCTCAGCATGTATGAGAAGTCTTGGAGAAACGTTTTGGGAAGAGAGCTTAAGTTTCAGCTTCTCTACCGGAGACTATTTAGGAGGCTTAGAGATGAAGCGTTAAACACTATAGTGTCTACGTTATCCGATCGGCGTGTAGAGGGTTTGAGAGACTTCGACTATCATTCAAAGACCGTGAATAGACTCGTGCTAGAATTGGGTTTGCGCTGTATTAAACCATCCGTCCTTCAGAGCCTCTTGAAGAGCCTGATACTAGGTTTATAAATGGTGAATGTTTAAATAACCCAGAGATACTCTGGGTTTTATCGGGTATTCTGGTGGGGTGAATGGCTAGGGAAGTTAAGCTTAGAGTCGCCGAGGTTAGTCATCAGAGGGATGTGGGTAGGTGGAAGGCTAGGATAAACACCCGGACGATGGAGATCCTAGACGTAACCCCCGGCGATATCATAGAGATCAGGGGTAAAAAGACCACGGCCGCTATAGTCTGGCCTGCATACCCCGAAGATTCTGGTAAGAACATCATACGTATAGACGGGATCATACGGCGTAACGCGGGCGTCTCGATAAACGAGTATGTCATCGTTAGGAAGGCTAAGGTCCGAGACGCTCAGCTCGTCGTCCTTGCACCTGTTAACGTCACGATCCCGGGTGTCGATGCGAATTTCTACGAGTTCGTTAAAAACCGTATTCTAGAAGCCCCTGTAGTGGTCGGTGACGTGGTTCAGGTTTCCATATTCGGCAGCGCCGTCCACTTCAGGGTTACGAAAACGATACCGCATGGGATCGTGAGGGTCTCTCCAAGCACTAAAGTCCAGGTTCTAACCGAGCCTGTACCTGAGAGAGTAGGTGTACCGAGGGTTACATATGAAGACATAGGTGGCTTGAAGGAGGCGATCCAGAAGATCAGGGAGATGGTAGAGCTACCGCTGAGGCATCCAGAGCTTTTCCAGAGGCTCGGCATAGAGCCTCCTAAGGGTGTTCTCTTGTATGGTCCTCCTGGATGCGGGAAGACCTTATTGGCAAAAGCCGTGGCAAACGAGAGTGAAGCCAACTTCTTCAGCATAAACGGCCCTGAGATAATGAGTAAATTCTATGGTGAAAGTGAGGCAAGGCTTAGGGAGATATTCCAGAAGGCTGAGGAGAACGCTCCGAGTATAATATTCATAGATGAGATAGATGCCATAGCGCCTAAACGCGAGGAAGTAACAGGCGAAGTCGAGCGTAGGGTCGTGGCTCAGCTTCTCGCCCTCATGGATGGTCTCGAAAGCCGTGGGAACGTCATAGTCATAGGGGCGACTAACAGGCCTAACGCGTTAGACCCGGCTTTGAGGAGGCCTGGACGGTTCGACAGGGAGATCGAGATAGGCATACCGGATAAAAACGGGAGGTATGAGATACTACAGATACATACTAGGGGTATGCCGTTGGCAGACGACGTAGACCTTAAGAAGCTCGCGGAGATAACGCACGGCTATACGGGAGCTGATATAGCGGCTCTCTGTAGAGAGGCTGCTATGAAAGCCCTCAGACGCTATCTGCCTAAGATAAACCTTGAGGAGCCTACGATTCCGCCTGAGGTTCTCGAGGAGATGGTGGTTAACATGAAGGATTTCATGAACGCGTATAGGGAGATAATACCGACG
This genomic window contains:
- a CDS encoding NAD(P)/FAD-dependent oxidoreductase, which translates into the protein MRSYDVCIVGAGPSGLSTAIASSRLGVETAVFEEHREVGTSSAECGGLVSLRCLELLKLRVDGDYVVNRVYKAVIHSPADTSLTTSLGPRGALILDRRSFEENLASKALHAGADLYTGVRVRRIRVGRSYVELDVDGECYRCRAVVDAGGALSRFTLENLGFNLRLKRLIPAAQAEVEVEYEDDSSVHVFLGRKVAPGFFGWLIPLGSGRARVGVACEDGNPKRFLRKLLSRVGASRVYEEATRFILTGGPLPRTFGHRFLSVGDAAGQSKPTTGGGIFTGMLCGLIAGLTLAKATRRNSYSTHILSMYEKSWRNVLGRELKFQLLYRRLFRRLRDEALNTIVSTLSDRRVEGLRDFDYHSKTVNRLVLELGLRCIKPSVLQSLLKSLILGL
- a CDS encoding CDC48 family AAA ATPase — protein: MAREVKLRVAEVSHQRDVGRWKARINTRTMEILDVTPGDIIEIRGKKTTAAIVWPAYPEDSGKNIIRIDGIIRRNAGVSINEYVIVRKAKVRDAQLVVLAPVNVTIPGVDANFYEFVKNRILEAPVVVGDVVQVSIFGSAVHFRVTKTIPHGIVRVSPSTKVQVLTEPVPERVGVPRVTYEDIGGLKEAIQKIREMVELPLRHPELFQRLGIEPPKGVLLYGPPGCGKTLLAKAVANESEANFFSINGPEIMSKFYGESEARLREIFQKAEENAPSIIFIDEIDAIAPKREEVTGEVERRVVAQLLALMDGLESRGNVIVIGATNRPNALDPALRRPGRFDREIEIGIPDKNGRYEILQIHTRGMPLADDVDLKKLAEITHGYTGADIAALCREAAMKALRRYLPKINLEEPTIPPEVLEEMVVNMKDFMNAYREIIPTAMREVEIEVPTVKWDDIGGLEDVKQQLRESVEWPLKKPELFSKMGIKPPKGVLLYGPPGCGKTLLAKAVATESEANFISVKGPEIFSKWVGESERAIREIFRKARMAAPAIIFFDEFDALVPARGARYGDSGVTERVISQLLTEMDGIEALENVMVLAATNRPDMLDPAVLRPGRFDRIIYVPPPDERTRLEIFKIHTRGMPLADDVDLKRLAAMTESYSGADIASLCREAAMNALRRNPETGDPVRMEDFKKAMAKIKPSITPDMDKWYKSIFQQQQLRLARPATPVT